cccttggTCAGCCCCAGCCAGTAGGAGGCGCCGCGCTCactgtgctccagcaggaacTCCTGgcaattcccaaaaatcccaaatcctcaatcccaaatccccaaaaaacccaaatcccaaataagCCCCGAACcctgaatccccaaatcccaaataaaccCTGAATCCCCAAATCTCAAATAAACCCCTAATCCATAATCTCAAATCTCCTAATCCTGAATCCCAAAtaaccccaaatcctgaatcccaaattcccaaaaaccccaaatcccaaataaaaccaaatcctgaatctaaaaaaaccctgaatcctgaatccccaaatcccatctgaACTCCAAATCCTAAATAACCCCAAATCCTGAACCCTAAATCCCAGATaaaccaaaaatcccagctgaaccccaaacccagaatcctaaatcccaaatcaGTCCCAAATCCTGAATCCCAAAAAACCCGAAATCCCGAATCTGAAATCAAcaccaaatcccaaaaacccccaaatcctgaatctcaaataaaccccaaatcccaaataaccccaaatcctgaatcccaaaaaacccaaatcccaaataaaccCCGAATCCTGAATCCTAAatcaatcccaatcccaaatcccgaaACCCAAATCAGTCCCAaattccaaatcccaaataaatcccaaatcctaaCACCCACatcaatcccaaatcccagatcccaaatcaATCCCGAAtctcaaatcccaaattctggaaatggggttttggggaatttttccaggtttggatttgggatttgggatttgggattcatTCGGGATTCAGGATTTTGgatttggaatttgggatttggaatctggattttgggattggtTTAAGTTTCGGGATTTGAGTTTTTTGATTGATTTGGGATTCGAGACTGacttgggatttgggatttggaattTGAGactcaggatttggggttgatTTGGGATTCTGGATTGATTTAGGATCTgcaatttggggtttgggatctgggattcgggatttggggttgatttagggatttgggatttgggatggattctggatttggggttgatTTAGAAATTGGGcttcaggatttgggattcaggattcgggatttgggatggatttgcaATTCAGGATTTGGAATggattcaggatttgggatggatttgcGATTTGTGATTTGGGATGGATTCAGGATTTAGGATTTGTGATTGGGGATGGATTTGCAATTCTGGATTTGGAATGGATTCAAGattcaggatggatttgggatggatttgggattcgggatttgggatttaCGGTGGAtttaggatttgggatttgggactgatttgggattcaggatttgggatggattcaggatttgggatggattcaAGATTCAGAATTTTggattcaggatttgggatggatttatGATTTGGGATGGATTGAGGAttcagaatttgggatttgtgatggatttggggacagaTTTGTGATTTGTGCTTTAGGGTGGCCGCGCCCGTGCCTCACCTGCTCCGTGTCGGAGCCGACCACGACCAGGTGCGCGCCCAGGTCGCTGCAGGCGTTGCGGGCCCCGGCCCAGGTGAGCGAGCGCCGCGAGAAGGAATAGCAGCTGTTCCCATGGAGGCGCCAGccggccccgcagcgccgcgAGCGCCCCAGCAACCggcacagcaaatctgggaaaaaCACCGGGAATGatcccaaaaaatatccccaaaaccCCGGGGGAACCGGCGGGAAATGGGGCCACGGCAGAGCAGGAATAGCAGCTGTTCCCATGGAGGCGCCAGccggccccgcagcgccgcgAGCGCCCCAGCAGCCggcacagcaaatctgggaaaaaCACCGGGAATGatcccaaaaaatatccccaaaatccccaaaaccccgGGGGAACCAGCGGGAAATGGGgccatggcagagcaggaatAGCAGCTGTTCCCATGGAGGCGCCAGccggccccgcagcgccgcgAGCGCCCCAGCAGCCggcacagcaaatctgggaaaaaCACCGGGAATGatcccaaaaaatatccccaaaatccccaaaaccccgGGGAACCAGCGGGAAATGGGGCCGTGGCAGAGCAGGAATAGCAGCTGTTCCCATGGAGGCGCCAGccggccccgcagcgccgcgAGCGCCCCAGCAACCggcacagcaaatctgggaaaaaCACCGGGAATGatcccaaaaaatatcccccaaattCTGGGGAAAACACTGGGAAACGGGAAAAATCCTGAGGGAAATCCAGGGGAAAATAGGGAAAAGTCCTGGGGGAAACGGGAAAAGTCCTAGAGAAATCTTGGAAGAAAAACaccaggaaatgggaaaaacccagggaaatcccagggaaatactgaaaaatgggaaaaatcctgaGGGAAATCCCAGGGAAAATGGCGACAAATCCTGGTTAAAATCCgggaaaataaaatcccaggaaaaacattgaaaaatgggaaaaatcctgggGGAAAACCACCTGGAAATGGGGAAATCCAGGGGTAGAAATCCCCGAAAtcccagagaaagcagcaggaaatgggaaaatcccagggaaaatgggaaatcctgggaaaaacctcaggaaaaacactaaaaaatgggaaaaatcttggggaaaacactgggaaatgggaagaatcctgagggaaatgggaagaaTCCTGAGGGAAGGTAGGGAAAAATcctgggggaaatgggaataatcccagagaaatgggaaaagatCCTGGgggaaaacaccagaaaaaccccaaaatcccaggggaaacatggggaaaatgggaaaatcctgggggaaatccaggaaaatccaaggaaaaacattggaaaatccccaaaattatggggaaaaaaccagaaaacgAGGAAATcccagggaattttgggattttttggggggaaatgtttagggatttttttttttttaaatttttgggaaattttgggaatattttagGAATTACCAGAGACTTCCTTCAGCTCCTGTTGGTGCTGGTGGATCCCGAACTGCAGCCGGGTCTGGTCCTGCTGGACTGGGAAAGAccccagtataaaccagtatgaaccagtatgaaccagtataagccagtacagcccagtataacccagtacagcccagtataACCCAGTTTAACCCAGTACAACCCAGTACaacccagtataacccagttTAACCCAGTACAACCCAGTACAGCCTAGTACAACCCAAATCCATTAATTAGTCAGTAAATAAGGTGTTAATTAATCAGGaattaaagaattaattaaTCAAGAATTATGGAATTCATTGATTAATCAACAACTAAGGAATTAATCAAGAATTAGGAATTCGCCAGGAATTAAAGGATTTATTAATTAGGAATTATAGGAGTTCAATAATTAATCAGGAATTAaaggattaattaattaattaattaggaGTTAAGGAgttcattaattaatttctaaaactggacttttctttaaatttcccAATATTTggattctttttaaaattctcaaaatttggaattttcttaaaatcttcAAAGTCGGGATTTTCTTAAAATCCCCaacattgggatttttttttaaaacccccaaattggaattttcataaaattcccaaatttgGAATTTTGTTGAAATTCCCCAGACTggaatttttataaaatcaccaaaattgaaattttattaaattccCCAAATTTGGAATTTTCTTACCCAAATCCTGAATTTCCGACAGATTCAatttcagctgctccagctccgccctcatttctgtgtctggaaaggaaattggggaaaaaatttggaatttcgggaattcatcccaaaattcccaactTTTGGGTAAAATTcaacccaaaattcccattttttgaTGGAATTAAACCccaaattttcaatttttttttgttaaatttatcccaaattttccatttttaggtggaattcaccccaaaaattcccattttttgaTTTGattaaatcccaaaattcccatttttcagtggaattgaattcccaaattcccttttttaGGAAAGATCcccaaattttcatttttagatgGAATttgccccaaaattcccattttattgGTCGAattcatcccaaatttcccatggattttgcagattttggatcagaattccaggaatttgaCATCAAAATTCCACAATTTTGGGTCTGAATTCCGGGATTTCAGGTGGAAGTTTCAGGATTTTTGGGtggaaattctgggattctgtttTGGAATTCTGAGATTTTAAGTCAaaatttgaggattttgggTCAGAATTGTGGGAATTTTCGtcagaattttggggttttgggtcagaattttgggaattttggtcggaattttgggaatttggttcaaaattcccagatttgggatcgtaattttgggatttggggttggaattcctggaatttgggTCGGAATTCCGGGATTTTTTGTCAAAATGTCAGGATTTTGGGTTGGGATTCTGGGAAtttgggttgggatttttggattttggtcGAATTAAtctcaaaattcccatttttatttggaattcaccccaaaattcccattttttgatggaacccaccccaaaaattcccatttttaggCAAAATTcgatcccaaatttcccatttttgaCACAACCGCCCCCAAATTTCCGGGTTTTGCCGAAATTCCAGAAATTCCAGAAATTCCCCCAATTCCTGGGGCTGCGCTCAGAATTCCGGGAATTGGGGTcggaattctgggatttttggtcaaaattttgggatttttggtcaaaattttgggattttgggttaGAGTTCCCGGATTTTGGGGTcggaattttgggaatttgggtcggaatttcaggattttgggtCGGAATTTTGATTCAGAATTTGGGTCAGAATTCTGGGATCTGGGCTCggaatcctgggattttgggtcAGAATTGAGGGAATTTGGGTCAGaatttctggaattctggatttCGATAGCATTAACCTCAAACTTCCCATTTTTAGCtggaattcaccccaaaattccaattttttgaTGGAAccaacccccaaattcccattttttgctgcaattccccccaaattcccattttttgccggaattcatcccaaaattccaattttttgaTGGAAccaacccccaaaattcccatttttaggCAAAATTAgattccaaaattcccatttttgaCACCAccacccccaaattcccattttttgaTGGAACCAACCACCAAATTCCGATTTTTTGCtggaattcaccccaaaattccaattttttgaTGGAAccaacccccaaattcc
This sequence is a window from Oenanthe melanoleuca isolate GR-GAL-2019-014 chromosome 25, OMel1.0, whole genome shotgun sequence. Protein-coding genes within it:
- the LOC130263084 gene encoding asialoglycoprotein receptor 2-like, coding for MGTAAIPALPWPHFPPVPPGFWGYFLGSFPVFFPDLLCRLLGRSRRCGAGWRLHGNSCYSFSRRSLTWAGARNACSDLGAHLVVVGSDTEQEFLLEHSERGASYWLGLTKGEEGMWSWVTGENSDFRYWDIWRKDPHRQLKNCSTIGGEGRWVHEHCWERQRWICEKPGNC